Below is a window of Ananas comosus cultivar F153 linkage group 9, ASM154086v1, whole genome shotgun sequence DNA.
ctatattatatatatatatataatatattatattatgtagagctactatcctattaataggattagAGCACTTGCTCCTAAACATTATTCCTTGGATGGATCGAGAGTGTGTTGGATGATCGGAGGAACCGTGAAGTCGATCTACGCAtattgaaatatctagaaactaaatttcataaattttaaaaattatttacatggtgatcaaagtgtcgtaaaatcgacaatttttgacggcctatatgagccgtttgcttgtttaacggtgtagagcaatccaaattgcttgaatttttgatagaaaattttttatactatttagataatgtttgataactctgattatgaattgagaaagtctaacctctattttaaaaaggttatttatttatgaccgttcattttttaactcttaagatgaacttgataatgatttttaaatattacaaaatttggtttctaaacatttctaattgtgtagatcaatttcaacggtgccgattatcaatttgaagttccgatcaatcaaaacgacttgataggacaatggctccaatcctattaataggatagcagccggactctatatatatatatatatatatatatattgggcaTTAATTGATTGGACCATGATTAATCCTACATGTTATGGGTTAAaaaaggtttttatttttgcctTCCTCTGTAAAGTTTCATTGCTATGCTAGTCATAGTTAGTAGTGTTTAATGTTTAAGCTTAGGTATTAAGTATAATCTATTTAGACTTATTATATACCCTTATACCTATTGTAGCTATTCGATATAGGACTATCAAGCCTTGAGATGTCACAAACTCCTCACATTTTATTCCCTGACGTTCACGTCACACATAATCACCTGGTGATGTGTGATTTATCTTTGTCATTCAGAACCTGACTTAACTTGTTGTTTCAAGAACCTAGCTCAGTAGCGACTCATCTCTCCTTGTACCCTTGTCATTCAGAATCCTGCCTTAACTTGTCGTTTAAAGAATCTAGCTCAGCTTAGATTTGTCTCATATATCACTAGAGACTTGTCTGTggtttttatgctctgatattctCGTTAGACATAATCACCAGGTGATGACGTTTCTAGCTCGTCAGACTTAATCATTAGGTGATGTGAGATTTATCCACGATTTTTATACCCTAATGTTCTCATCAGACATAATCACCACTTGATGACGTTTTTGTCCTCAAATCCTGCGACACCCTTGTCGTTGTTGCAGTTCACGGTCATGCGCTCCACCACAGCCTACTTCCACAACCTGTGTCATATTCAAGCCAGTGTCGATGGAGATGTGGGCGAGATAAAAAAGTGAAGCTTAGCGTTGATTTGGAGGCggtggagaaggaggagaagggagatgaaatgggaggaggagaggatgaAACGATGAGGGGCAGGAAAACGAACGGAGAAGGGGAGGAGTGGAGAcgagaagaagaatgagagagaaacaagagaaaaaagaaaatacgaATATTTTAATCAGTTTACTAAAGTTTTAAGtctaatttgcaaaatttaaaCCGGtggtaatattttataaaaatacaaaatcgataaattttttttactaaaattggCCTAATAAATTATGATGATTTAATATGCTCCTATCATCTCGTGTCATGAATGTGATTGTTTACCTTCCAAAACATACGAATGCACGTGATGTCGCTTTTTCTTATTAAGACCccttttgaataaaaaaaatagttacttTTGTGGACCCTCTATATTCTAGCAGTGGTTTCATTCGTtaatgatttattattattattattattattattatagtttttaACATTTGCGTGCAGAAATTTCTATtctgaattttatatatatatatatatatatactattctaatatctaaaatatttaaaaacaatataatttttttcttttcataaaaGTCCGAGCGAGATCAAACtcgcaacatttatttaagaacatatttgacaaataaaaaagattagcATCTTCTTCTATTCCGAAAAACTAAAACGAGACGTGACATTCAAAAGTAGaacaatttaatttgatatttctacATCTGCTATAGAAAAAGCTATCAAAGAATTTGCTATAAAAAAACACTTCAAtgcttcttctaaaagcaccaGTGAACAACACTATATCTTATAGTAGAGTCAAACGAAGTAGATACTTCGTTAGAATTATTTATCCTACTACAGCGTTATCGCATCGTCAGTATACGACCACCCTTGTTTACTTTGATTAGAAAAAGAAGCTTAAGTAGATTttcttagttaaaaaaatattgaggtgaaaaatttttttctactaaTTAATGAAGCACTAAACATACTTTGTTATATTGTATGCGTGTTTACGtgtgattgattttttttaactaagaaAATCTACTTAAGCTTCTTTNTTTACGtgtgattgattttttttaacttttaattttttaatttttaatttttaattttttttttgtcgttgTATAGTTCTTACGGTGCTTCAcatattctattaaaaaaaattgatcaatcTTACGTAATGGATGACCTCTACTttgcattattatatatatatatatatatatatatatatatatatatatatatgactagtCTTAGGAGGAAAAGTTAACTAGTAAATAAAATGCAACATGTTATCTGTAAGCCGGTAACCGATTTTgagattgaaaataattttttgttaaactAAAGTTtaggtaaaaattatttttccatcgCTACTTATTTAATGGAAAGCTAATGCCTTCAAAAGTGAAGTCCTTTCATTCTCTCTGTTTATTTTTGTAAACATTTCCACACTAACACGCaaaaggatgaaaaaaaaaattacaatagtaaattatttattaattaatttcgcTACTGGCCAGAGCCAAAGTTAGTATTTATGACTGAAAATCACTTCACTTCTCTCCATTTTCAGTAAAACAAATAAACCCTTCGACAAGTAGATTTTTGAACATATCTAATGAATCATAATACCATCATTAATAAGAAAATGCTAAAATTATGGAATGGCTAATAAAACCTATGCTAGAGGTAACATTCTCAATTAGTTGTAATTTATTAAAAGGTGACAAGTTGTAAGTTGTCAAAAGGTTTGGGGACAAGCTGTATAACTAATCCTGCATTACATTGTGATGAAACATGAGTTATGACTACAAGGGGAGATTAGAATGAGAAATGGCACAGTTCCCCTCCTGGGGGATTCTTGTGAACATGGAGATTATTGATGCAGAGATTGTTAGAGCAACAAATGTGGGTACTGTATGCTTACTGCTTTTTTAGTACTTCAAGTTGCAAAAATAACCAATTTACATAATGATCTGAACATGCGCGCACGCGCACACATGGAGCCAAAACCTTTAACATGACAAGTGCATTTCTATTCGATGAGATTAGCTTGATCTTCCTCTGAATCTACTTATCCTACAGAAAGAAAGGCACCATAATATGCATGTTTAAAATGGAAGCACTTAGTAGGCCACACAATATCGCCTACCGACGGGACTTTTGCTTCAGTAATCAGTACACCTAATCTAGCAATGAGAGACGTAAGCCGGATGAAATCACAAAACATAAAATGGAACTAAAGAGAGGTTAATAACAAGTTTTCTAATTCTACAACAGACCTTAAGAAGCAATGAAGTAATGCAAATTTCATTGTCTAAGGTAGGGAATGCAAATCAGATAATAGACATAGATGTACAGTACATTGTTTCTATTGGCAGAAGACATGAGGTTCTTTTGTGGCTTCTGGGCTTGAGACTCGGCAAATGAAAGCGTATTACAAGAATACTGTAAATGATGGGAAATCACGCAATTTGTCTAGAAATAAATTGTGAGTTTTCTTGCCGAACAATCAAGAAGCAAAAAATGCATTTCAGAGTCAAAGATCAGCAAGTCAATGTAAACCTGTAAGGCCTATCAAAGCACCCGAAAAACATGGGTGTGTAGAAAACATTAATGAAGATTTAATAAGCAAAAATGCGACTTCATGGCTATCTGGGTATGGTTTCAACTCAGATGCAATGAATATTGAACATGCAATTGCCGTGTGAGACATTAGAACCAGATATTACAAGAACCACTGAGAACAAGCCCTACCGAACAATCAGCAATACAACGATAGCCGACAGGTAGTTGGAAGTGTTACACTTTAACAACAACGGTGGTAACACAAGGAGGCATATAAAATTTTGTCATATTTCCTTTCTCACAACATGGTGtccttaaaaatttttaaaaaataaatataaaaaaagcaaaaaaaggaaCAGGGGAAAAAGGATACTGTAGCTAATTATAAAGCAATGTCAAGTACGATTTCATTATATTTAGTGAATGAAGTACAGCAGTATTGCTACACACAGGTCACCATTGTGAATTTCtttgaatttttcaaaaaaaaaaacctgtaaATGAAACCTAAACCTCATGATGACATGTGAACACCTACAGAGTGCTATTCGCATGCACAACTCCGAATTATTCACGTTTAAAAGGGGGAGAAAAAAGAGTATTAAACCAATGTGAGGATTGTAACAGCATTTTCTTTAGTTTACCCATCAAAACCAGTATGCTTCCATGGTTCTATTATCAGTCCAAACATCCTCTTGAGACCTCACTCCATGTAATATAGTTGCAACAAAGAAGTATCTACACCGTAAGTGGTGAAGCTCCTATTTTTGTTCAAAGACAAGGAATCATAGAATACAAAGAATGGCAGCAACTAATAACCCACACAGAAATTTTGCCTTTGTTCTATTTCCCGTCGAAAAGGACATTGCTTTGGTACCTATATACCATGCACATGAAAAGTAGCAGGGAGATAAGCTAAGACTTTCTAGAACAGTAgttaaaagataataataataataataagtgaaACCAACTAAAGATTAAGAAGTTTTGTCAGCAGGTTTCATCAAGATGCATCGGTACTACAAGTTAAACATCCAATCCAGGCACTAGCTTACACTGCAATATACAAAATGTTTGTATTTCTGAAAAAACATTTATACGTATGGTTTTTGGGCTTTTTAAGCACTTACGTAGATAGCATAGCAAGAAAGCatatatttactaaaaattgaaCATAAGTTAATCAGTAAGTTGAGGATCAACTATTTCTATGTGGTTAAGCATGCAATTCAAGTGAAATAGGGACTCTAAACAATGGCCGGTAAGAATGATGGTATAGGAACTGATCATAGTCAGGTATCACTTGTATACCTCATTAAGGACAATTATCAAGGATCTAAATTCTCAGCGATTCCCGCAGTGCAAGCAGAGCAGCAAATAAAGAAGATGAAACGTGAATAATTGTTGCATGaaattgtgacaccccaatagtcccagattggatagttatggctagatgtaggggtatataagcttgactaggctagacataataactggacttaaacaTTCTGGGCTGGTGGTTttgacccaacgagttattattgctagcaggcTGGATCGttaaatttggtatcagagccagttcaccagttggaagtgtgagatgagtcttggctgaaccagggtcggaatgacagactaagCCGGGGTCGGTGATAGACAGGTTAAATCAGGGTCAGAATGACAAAGACTAGTgaaacaagtctcacatcgcctggtgatgtTGGGTTGTGTGTGTATGTTTAAAGGCTGATAAGGACGTCAAGGCCTAAACAgagggagtctgtgacaccccaatagtcccacatttggtagttatggctagatgtgGGGGTATATAAGCTTGACtaggctagacataataactgggtttaaacattttgggccggtggtttgggtccaacgagttattattgctagcgggtcgggttaTTACAGAAATAGGGAGTGGTAAACTATAGGTCCAAAACTAAAAACATTTCCTGGGAAAATTAGATTAACTATTATAAGTACAACGCCTGCAAAGATCTCTATACAAGGTAGAAGTAGGATTAATACTACAAGGctgtttggttcaaggtttaTAATATTCCTGGGAtgttttacattttatatttggaatgacAAGTTTGTTACTAACTTATCAAGTCACTTGGGTTCGGAGGTTGTTTGGggctaatatatttttattaatggaCTACTAATGATTCCAATTAAGAATGGGAATGGGAATGAGAATATGTCCTAAACCGTGATAATCTAGTATTCATACCAGCTAGAAATCTACAATGATTTCACAATTTCACTAACACCTTTTACAACCATCCAACTTTAAGTTGAAtggtaaaaatttgaatatttttaatagaaaatatgaaaattaatgAATACTACAAACCACGAACCAAATGGGCCGTCATTATCATGCTTAGAAATCGTAATCAACCTTTGTCAGTATGACACCTCAAGCCAAGTTAGCATAGTACTGACTTCAAACGGATGAACAATTTGACTAACTGAATTGattgcaaaattaaaatatcaagatCAACTTCTCTAATACAGCTTGCCCAAAACTTTCCAGATAGATTAGCTGCTTAATTATGGTCATCAAACTCAATAAATGGTATATATAGTTTCTAATTTGACTATATACTATTTCAGTAATTATTCTAAGAAAAAAGCTCCTCTATGTAAGAATTTGAAGCATTAAAGAGTATCTTATTATGATATGCTTTAACAATACAATGCGCTACAGCAGTGATAAAGCAGATTTTATTGTTTTGAGAATTGAAACACATGTTAAATTCACATTTCACCACAAATGTGTCAATATGAAATAGAATCAACCAAAGAACCATAATAAAGTTAATGTGCAGATGTACCATAAGTTAGATAGGATTGAGCCAACATTTTACCAAGCTGGACTTGAGCTTGGGTGGTTAGGTGGAGGTGGTCACCTTCAAGTGGCAATCCCTTCGCATCGACACATATAACATTAGGAAGTTTGAGCCCTTTCTGAGCTTTCCTTACAATTTCTGTGAAGTTTCCTTCTCCTGATGCAATGGCAACCTAAAATGGGGATATGAAGAACATTATATCTCCTTGCATAAGCGGTTccatgcaaaaagaaaaaagtttttgaGGTCAAATGTGCCAATACCTACTGAGCTTTTGACGAATTATGATAACCTTGTTATCCCCATTTGATTGCAAATAGTTTATCATGCACTGATTATACCTGATTTTTGTGATGCAACACTAGGTGAATTTTTCATCCAATATCCCTGAGGTCTGTTAGGGACTGCCTGGCACGTGGCagttataatttatattacCATTTTGTCTCCTCTTCCTCCGACGCGTGATTAATTGTAGATAATTAATCATCATGTTACTGTAAATGATCCTTTACTCATATCAAATGAGAAAACTGGACTAAAATCAACATTCTAATTAGTTTATGTCACCATGCCGATCTACACTAATACCAGGGATATTGAATGGAAGCAAACTCAGGTGTGacataaatataataatgataaataataatatttcctGAAATTTCGAGTAGTCAATCtatcggaaaaaaaaatataactacaAGCACACatgtaaagaattttttttttttttggataagagCCCTCGACAGATAAATAAACattcaatataaaaataatctaaGAAAACACAAACGAGGGTGATATTTTAATGGtactaaaatattacaaaatataataatagtatgCGTAAAAACAAATCTATAAATATCATGGATATCAACCGTTACATTTATTCTTtgggacaattgcttatatatccctgAATAATTTCcgactttcttatttactcCGTTTAGAAGgctcatattaaaaaaaaacccttttagCTTTccaagttctttcaaatatacccttaaaGTTAGATTCTATTAGTGAACTGTTAGGAACAaccattatctttataaaattgctattttgccctttcaaatatacccttttatatcaccaacttttcttatttgctcttaagttagggacaaaagaggtattttcacttcttttttttaactttgataGAAGTTTAATCCGAATTTAACCTGAGATGACTTAACGGGTACTGACAGCaggaatatttttgaataacagaaaaatatatgataggtatatttgaaataaaaaaatgtagGGACAAATAAGATATTTCAGAAGTATCGAGGGgtatatataggcaattatcccttattCTTTACACTTTCGAATGATATACAGCCACAAAAGTAAGTTttaacccaacccaacccaacccaacccaaccaccaaaataaacaacaaaatataataagttTTGTTCTAGTGACGTGCAGTTATAAACATATAGCTAAGTGAAATAACAGAGTATATGGCAAACACATAGCAATTTCATAGCAAGCAAATGGCAACAAGTAACTCGAGCAACTATTGGCTGCATCAGGTTTGTTTGTACACACTTTGCGCCGTACCAAACGCACATTCTCACACTTAAATCTTCACCATCCAACCCACTATCGGGGTGTTCACTTCACGGTTTGTAATATTCTGAAAAATCTCTACATTTTCTATCCAAGATATTCAAATTGTCACTGTACAGCTCAAATTGAAAAGTTGTAAGAGGTGTTAGTGCAGTTGTGAATAGTCCATAAACAAGAATACACTAATTCCTAACAACCTCTCAACCCGAGCGGCGTTGGTAACAAacttaatatttcaaatataaaatatacatatttcCGAAGCTATACGCCAATAAAATGAACGAACGACCGTATAAGATTACCGTAACTTTTAAATTAcgtaaaagaaaagagaaacacTTATTAGGGTTCATGAAACGTGTGACATAAGATGAATGATTTGCACGTGCAGGTGCACGAGATGTACGGACCTGGATGAAGAGGAGCCCGGGCAAGCCCAGATCCGACCGTAGATCAAGGATCATCGTCTCCAGTTTCCCACCGTACGATTCGGCGTCGCTTCGCTCCACCGTGTCGCTCTCCCCCTGATACCACAGCACCGCCCCCAACCTCCTCGTCCTCCGCCCCTCTCCCCGCTCCAACGCCGCCCTGGCGCGCCGCACCATCGCCGCGTAGAGCGGCGCCCCCCGCGCCCACTCGTCGATCCGCGTCCCCCCCACCGCGCACGGCACGAGCCCGATCGCCTCCGCCCCGGGcccctcggcggcggcggtggcggcggcggagcggcggagCGCGGAGGCGAAGGGGAGGCCGGGGCCGACGCCGCAGGGGCGGGCGCGGTCGATGTCGGCGTGGAGCGGCTCCCGCGCCTCCTCCCACCGGAGCGCGGCGCTGAGGCGCAGGATCGAGGGGCTCGGCCGGCACTCCGGCGGGACATCCCCGTCCCACCGGTcgccgacgacgccgccgcgcCCCGCCATGTTCGACTGCCCCGCGAGCACGAAGACCaccatctcctcctccacctccacctccgcctccgcctccgccaccgccgccgccgccgaggcgaggaggaggagaagggagaggaaggagaggagcatcgccacctctctctctcccccccctctctctctctctctctctctctctctctctctctctctcctcttgtTTGGGTTTGGACTTTGGAGTTTGGATTCGTTCAGAGGGGGAGATTACGGGGAAAGAGAGTAGCTTTGTGATTTGATCGGACGGTGGAGATGAGGCGACATCATCATCAAGCGTGGCGCACGGTCGGTGACCACGGTTGGTGTTTGACACCGGGTCAAAGGAGTCAACCTAATTAATCCTTTTATTAGCAGCTTAATTACTCCTTTTTAAATTTGTGTACATCACATGTCATCAACGAGGGCTCATTCTTTCCGGGAGAGCTCATTCCTTCCAGCTCTGCAtgccagatttttttttttttattttaattttaattttttatttttattattatttgtttgaaCTCGTGTGTCTAAAACAGCGTGGACCGAATTGTTGGATGATCGGCTAATCTAGCGGTCAAGGTTGATTCAGCCTCGAATAAACGGCGAGATTTTCCTACACGCAACATAATTTTgtgcataaaatttaaaaaaaaaaatatgtatctCTTACCAACCACATTCAAAGAAAAATGATTTATAtcgaaatatttttaaaaataataataaaaataataggaaAGTGGTCTCTCTCAGGGACGGAGCCATGTGGGGCCGACAATGGTCATGGTCCCTCCCCcctacatttttaaaattacagaacAATCCGCTAGtaagctattaaaaaaattaaaatattgtaaatttaggggaccaaagtgaaaattttgaaaagaattGTTGGCTTGTGGGCTAAGACTCCAAGGCTTACGCACAGGGACAGCCCATATATAGCCCAAAGGAGTTATGGCCCTCttcaactttttaatatttactttatagtcctttggtagtttatatattttcagttaatttttaaaatatatcggcCTATTTTGTAAAAAGTTTTTAGTGCTAATATagagctctctttctcttcttatgtgttttataggtgaaaatatattaagaaccttttaattataatgcattttgaaataagtcctttcaactttaattattttatttatacattcttaACTTTCCAATTATTTTGatgagctaatttatttaactaaataaaattgtatgctaaatttaatagctctgtTAAATATTAGTCattggttgttattattttattaacaaaaaattaaaaatttaaattctaattaaattgctattagatttagtaaaattcttaaattatttgaatgaaataatgcaaataaaataattagaagttaagcaagtataaattaaagaaataaatttaatattttttaacattaattatctaatcactaaatttttttattaaaaatttgagtagttaaaattttatttatctgctaaactttttatttgtacatattttgGCCCCCCTGTGATTGAATTTTGGCTTCGTCCCTGGTCTCTCTCTTAAGGTTTCGTCattattttgttcattttttataatttatatcgaaaatattcttagaaataataaaaatatattaaaaaaatatttttttcttatagaacaAATAAGAgcaatttggttattttatGTTCTCCATTAGCGTTGTAactttctgaaaatatttttgaggagacaaaaataaaaaaataaatatttatagaaagatttttagtattttaatattttttttttgagagagctacccgcttcgtttatttttttttattattattaaacacCCAAAAGGGTTGGATGAATcttaaaagtttaaggcttAGGTTTAAGCCAACTagtctataaaataaaatataatgaatcCATAGATTTCAAGCTCTCTCCGCAATTCATTAAAAAAGTGGGCCCCTCCCCTCTCTAAACCTATATAATTATTCTCTTAATTAGCAGAGCccacattctctctcttcttaattAGGATGTTAGTGTAGGCATGGAGTCCCATATTCTCTCTTCTTAATTAGGATGGAGCTCACATTCATTCTATTCTTAATTAGGATGTTAGTGGAGGCATGGAGCTTATATTCTCTCTTCTTAATTAGGATGGAATTGCTTCCTTTCAAATATTTCTCACGTTCTCTCTCTTAATTAAGGTGGGGTTAATTTCCTTCTAAATACTTCTTACGTTAATTCGTCAAGTAATAAAACCAATCCCAACGAaatcacatttttattttttctcttctcttttattcttgcattaaattatgtttttttaatttctatcaacaatttttattctcttattgtttattttttgttttctttctttgttctccGCTGGATTATATTTTcattctaaaaaattttttaatatattttttatattattaaccaatcaaatattaattattttttactatatttttatattttatttgtatatttaatttataatttattataatttttgtccgccgcatcgcgcgggttcctacactagtatatatattaattttttaatctctGCTTAATTATCCGACGTGGAATTATTCACATATAAACCCTTAAAAAATTCATCGcccataaaatattaaatacatttgaAATACAactctgattatttttttgaaacaaagatagcatgttacccacttcattcattaaaaatatgaattaggtGAAATAAGTTGAGACAGCGAGGGCCTCGTTATGGGCGTAtcggcccaaaaaaaaaaaaaaggatatttcCTGTTATGGTAGGAAGGAGAAAGGAGATTATTAAATGCATATCTTGTTATGGTACAACTCTGGTTATTAAATGCATATCTTGTTATGGTAGAAGGGAGATTTCCTGATATTTTCTCTCTACCCTCCTTTCCtgcttataattattttatctattatcagtatatgataataaaataaaaaaaaaataattagctgTAAATTATTTAAGAAGGCATTAAGGAATGTCTAAATTTGTGTTTCCTAATCACAAACaagattttctataaaaattttcgCAGAACTACccaaataataacaataaaaaaaacgtACCACGAACTCCAAATTTACAGAGACATAATTTTTCCATAAAATGTCACACGGGATGACCGCGCCGTCCATTTTTACATAAAATAGACTCTACTTTGTACAGAGTCTACCAATCAGAAGAAAATTTCTCCATTTTGTCCATTACAGAACATCCAATTTACATCACTTGAAGTTCTGTAAGTGAcaggaaaaaggaaaactaaTTGAAAAAGATTTGTTCATGTTATCCAAGTTTGAGGAAAATGTGATCCAGAAATGATCAAACAGATCTTGAATCTAGCAAACATGCACCCTTGAGTGCGAGCAGCGCGGCTCCGAATGCAGCCTCCGTCTGCCACGCTTTACTGACGGGCAGGCCGAGCACCCTCTCCCTTATCTTCATCCATTGCTGATTCTTCGCGCCACCCCCCGCCGTAAACACTTCCTCCACCTCCGTCGCCCCGAGCTCCTTCAGCAGCTTGTAGCCCTCAGCCTTGTCAGAAAAACAAAGTATCACTAGATACCAATGCAACTCCGAAGAATTGGGATTGTAGTAGTTATGATGAACTTTTCGGTGAGGATAGTTACTTACCTCGATCCGTGCGAtggattcgaaaattccatgcAAGTATTCTACGTCGCGTTCGGGTCGTGGATGTAACCTTCATAAGCATGCGAGCACGAAAAGAAGTAGTCATATGGTTATGTAATCATAACTTTTCGTCGAGGTGATTTCTGATATACTAAAAAATCTACTGACAGAGTATGAAGTTATTAGCTATCATGTAATGGAAAATTGAGCACCTGGGCATCATATCTGGGTCAGAGACGGGAAACCTCT
It encodes the following:
- the LOC109715881 gene encoding probable carbohydrate esterase At4g34215 isoform X2, giving the protein MLLSFLSLLLLLASAAAAVAEAEAEVEVEEEMVVFVLAGQSNMAGRGGVVGDRWDGDVPPECRPSPSILRLSAALRWEEAREPLHADIDRARPCGVGPGLPFASALRRSAAATAAAEGPGAEAIGLVPCAVGGTRIDEWARGAPLYAAMVRRARAALERGEGRRTRRLGAVLWYQGESDTVERSDAESYGGKLETMILDLRSDLGLPGLLFIQVAIASGEGNFTEIVRKAQKGLKLPNVICVDAKGLPLEGDHLHLTTQAQVQLGTKAMSFSTGNRTKAKFLCGLLVAAILCIL
- the LOC109715881 gene encoding probable carbohydrate esterase At4g34215 isoform X1, producing MLLSFLSLLLLLASAAAAVAEAEAEVEVEEEMVVFVLAGQSNMAGRGGVVGDRWDGDVPPECRPSPSILRLSAALRWEEAREPLHADIDRARPCGVGPGLPFASALRRSAAATAAAEGPGAEAIGLVPCAVGGTRIDEWARGAPLYAAMVRRARAALERGEGRRTRRLGAVLWYQGESDTVERSDAESYGGKLETMILDLRSDLGLPGLLFIQVAIASGEGNFTEIVRKAQKGLKLPNVICVDAKGLPLEGDHLHLTTQAQVQLGKMLAQSYLTYGTKAMSFSTGNRTKAKFLCGLLVAAILCIL